A section of the Bacillus sp. V2I10 genome encodes:
- a CDS encoding TetR/AcrR family transcriptional regulator, whose amino-acid sequence MKRQKEKNKEKQSVRMMSYFINATADIIKEEGIDKVTIRKIADLAGYNSATIYNYFEDLSHLIFFASMRFVKKYTDALPTYLEKARTPLERYFLIWECFCKYSFESPQIYYAVFSANLGTHPINLTKYYEYFPTDLLAFPDEIKPMLLESNLSKRTLIAFNQCISEGYIQEMNAERIAESHYLIWQGMLTLFINKRSTYTVDEATEVTVNHIRNTIL is encoded by the coding sequence TTGAAAAGACAAAAAGAAAAAAATAAAGAAAAGCAAAGTGTTCGGATGATGTCTTACTTTATTAATGCAACTGCTGATATTATCAAAGAAGAAGGGATTGATAAAGTTACAATAAGAAAAATCGCTGATTTAGCAGGTTATAACAGTGCAACGATTTATAACTACTTTGAAGACTTATCCCACCTCATTTTCTTTGCTTCTATGAGGTTTGTAAAAAAATACACGGATGCTTTACCAACGTATCTTGAGAAAGCACGAACACCCTTAGAAAGATATTTTTTGATTTGGGAATGCTTTTGTAAATATTCTTTTGAATCTCCACAAATCTACTATGCAGTATTTTCGGCTAATTTAGGTACTCACCCTATTAATTTAACAAAATATTACGAATACTTCCCAACTGATTTGTTAGCATTTCCAGATGAAATAAAGCCCATGCTTTTAGAATCTAATTTATCTAAGAGAACACTTATTGCCTTTAACCAATGTATCAGCGAGGGATACATTCAAGAGATGAATGCTGAACGAATTGCAGAAAGTCATTATTTAATCTGGCAGGGAATGCTTACGCTGTTTATCAATAAAAGATCTACTTATACTGTTGATGAAGCAACAGAAGTAACTGTTAATCACATTCGTAATACCATTCTTTAA
- a CDS encoding BCCT family transporter, with the protein MKKNSVFISALLISGLFILFGIFFNELIANLTGAFLKITTEYFGWFYLLATLVFLIYIVYLMFSKFGNLRLGKETDRPEYSTVSWFSMLFSAGMGIGLVFWGVAEPIMHYTSPPYGEGNTDESANTAMMYTFFHWGLHPWAIYTFIGLSLAFFQYRKNLPGLISSIFSPILGDRIYGPIGKTIDVLAIVATIFGIATSLGLGALQITSGINFLFDIPNNFTNQIIIIILLTLLFTGSAFVGIDRGMKVISNTNILLAISLMIILIILGPTAQIFKVFTNTLGIYLDQFLYTSLRIPPIGDNSWVSSWTLFYWAWWIAWGPFVGSFIAKVSKGRTIKEFILGVLIIPTLGTFFWFSTFGASSLHLVHDLGNKVLVSAVNNDVSVALFVFLENFPGGFVLSLVFLLLIVTFFITSADSATLVLAIFCSEGRLNPSRGIKITWGIALALISVVLLLSGSLETLQSASIAAAFPFTILMIIMCYTLYKALREENAQIIIHSNKTADQKEEKKEVV; encoded by the coding sequence GTGAAAAAAAATAGTGTTTTCATTTCTGCACTGTTAATTTCAGGATTATTTATTTTGTTTGGAATATTTTTCAATGAACTTATAGCGAACTTAACTGGAGCCTTTTTGAAAATTACAACAGAATACTTTGGCTGGTTTTACTTATTAGCAACTCTTGTTTTCCTGATTTATATTGTTTATTTAATGTTTTCGAAGTTCGGAAATTTAAGATTAGGTAAGGAAACAGACAGACCTGAATACAGTACAGTTTCTTGGTTTTCTATGTTATTCAGTGCAGGAATGGGAATTGGGTTAGTGTTTTGGGGAGTTGCAGAACCAATCATGCATTATACCTCACCACCTTATGGAGAAGGGAATACAGATGAATCTGCAAATACAGCGATGATGTATACTTTTTTTCATTGGGGATTACATCCATGGGCGATTTATACATTTATTGGTTTGAGTCTCGCTTTTTTTCAATATCGTAAAAACTTACCGGGATTGATTAGTTCAATTTTTTCCCCAATCTTGGGTGATCGAATATATGGTCCTATTGGCAAAACTATTGATGTATTAGCTATTGTAGCTACTATATTTGGCATTGCCACATCTTTGGGCTTAGGAGCGTTACAAATTACTAGCGGTATTAATTTTCTCTTTGATATACCCAATAATTTCACCAACCAGATAATTATTATTATTTTATTAACTTTATTATTCACCGGTTCTGCTTTTGTTGGCATTGACAGGGGTATGAAGGTTATATCAAACACGAATATTTTGCTGGCCATTTCGCTAATGATCATCTTGATAATATTAGGGCCGACGGCTCAAATTTTTAAAGTGTTTACCAACACATTAGGAATCTATCTTGATCAATTTTTATATACAAGTTTAAGAATACCACCTATAGGGGATAATTCCTGGGTTTCAAGCTGGACATTATTTTATTGGGCATGGTGGATTGCATGGGGACCGTTTGTAGGAAGCTTTATCGCAAAAGTTTCAAAGGGAAGAACTATCAAAGAGTTTATTTTAGGTGTTTTAATAATTCCAACCTTAGGAACATTTTTTTGGTTCTCTACTTTTGGAGCTTCAAGTTTGCATTTGGTTCATGACTTAGGAAATAAAGTATTAGTTAGTGCAGTAAACAATGATGTTTCAGTAGCTTTGTTTGTTTTTTTAGAAAATTTTCCTGGTGGTTTTGTGCTAAGTCTTGTTTTTTTACTATTAATTGTCACATTCTTTATCACATCTGCCGATTCGGCAACCTTGGTTTTAGCCATTTTTTGCTCAGAAGGAAGATTAAACCCATCTCGAGGAATTAAGATAACATGGGGAATAGCTCTAGCTCTCATATCGGTCGTGCTGTTATTAAGCGGAAGCTTAGAAACTTTACAATCTGCATCTATTGCAGCAGCTTTTCCATTTACCATTCTTATGATTATTATGTGCTATACCTTATATAAAGCATTAAGAGAAGAGAATGCTCAGATCATAATCCATTCAAATAAGACAGCTGATCAAAAAGAGGAAAAAAAAGAAGTCGTTTAA